The Mesoplodon densirostris isolate mMesDen1 chromosome 8, mMesDen1 primary haplotype, whole genome shotgun sequence genomic interval TTTGTTCAttatcctctttatttttttttaacaactttgcatgactatacttttttttttttagttttggctgcattgggtctttgttgctgcacgcaggctttctctagttgtggcgagcgggggctactcttggttgcggtgcacgggcttctcattgcggtggcttctcttgttgcggagcacaggctctagacacgtgggcttcagtaattgtggcatgtggtctcagtagttgtggctcacaggctgtagagcacaggctcagtagttgtggcacacgggcttaattgctctgcggtacgtgggatcttcccagacaagggctcaaacccgtgtcccctgcactgacaggcagattcctaaccactgcaccaccacagggaagtcccatgactaCAGTTTTATGTTAGTTACTTATTTTTGTGTGAAATCAGCTTTTCTGAACTTTAAAATGAGGCTTATTTCAAGGTAACTTTTCCAGCTTTACAGATTCTACTGTTTTTGTATAGTATTGGAAAATGTGGCAGTTTGTTTCCTCAGATTTTCCTggcttttacttttgttttgtatttttgttggttttattgtattttttaagttgagatactactgacatataacattgtacaaGTCTGAGGTATACAAAGTGTTAGTttgatatatttatgtatttcctggctctttttaaataaaggatGTGATGGATACAAGACAGGTAAGATACAATATTGGGTAAAAATAACGAACCCAAACATAGCGAACAAAAATTTTTAGCCAGAAAGCAAACTTCATGCTCCACAGAGGTTTACGGAAATAAAATGCCCTctcaaaaataaaacccacagcCCTTTTACAAAAATGTGTATATAACTCAAATACAAATCCAACAGTTTAATAGGAAAAGTATCCAGATCTACTTTGAATAATTGAGTTCTGTATGTAAGGAAACAGGATATAAAATATACTCCTATTTTAAGGtggaaaagactttaaaagtttCAGATGAAAAGTACTCTATAAATGTAATGATAAATGGATTTTCATCCATGCAAGTACATTCCTTAGTTTCACTTCATCTCAGAGAACTAAACAAGTCTTCAATGGTAGTTTGCTGTGATTTAAAAAGGATATCAAAACCTTCTATACAATGTGTTACTTTAGTTAGTCTTTATagatatgtattaaaaataaagaaagatgcAGATTACCTAGATACATTATGGTGAAATACCATGTCAATTAAAACCTCCTTTTCATACAAGTGCCAGCTTGATGAGGTTCTCACTGGCCTAAGAGGATAATTTGAATAAAAGAGTGATGACTGCAAGTGACTTaaacagtgaattaaaaaaaggaaaaaaaaaaaaaaaaaaaaggccagtaaGCACATAGtgataccaaaggaaaaaaaattttaactcagGACAGCAGTGGAGGTTGCCAGGGCACCAAAAATAACTCTGAAAACTGATAAAggaaacaaattaaatatttatcctGCTATCCTGGTATGAATGTATTCCATGATAACCAAATAGCCCTAATGGATGGATGGAACAAGTTTCTTGTATATGAAAGAATTCCAACTAATAAATGCAACAGGAATGACAGGTTTGGAAAATCCTCATTTTGAAAATCTTAATGAAATAACTGATTCAGGCAAGTATCATTAATGCATGCTTTTAAATACATTATGTAAAAAGTTTATGGGGAACTTTCCAATGATGGTGTTTGGCTTTTGCCCACATGCCCAATGAACAACCTGAGGACCATTAAAAGTGGGACAACCAGAACTAAATGCCTCACGGTTTAACATAAAGTACACCATACTACTATCAAGTATTCTTGCTCAAAAAAATGAGATTACAGAATCTAATTAACCTTCTCTAGATATCACTTCTAGGATATGGGACAAATGACAGAACTAGTTAAACAAGAAAGCTATGCTTGTTTAGACCAAATTCAGTCTGTGGTACACTCTGTAGGCAACTCACATGGTTCCTTCAACAAATCATGGGGTCCTGAACAGTGGGAAGAGCAGGGGAACTCTAGCTTAAACTTCAAGACACTCCAAAGACAAAACCAAACACACCGTGCAGACCTAGTCTCGACAGAGACTCAAACAAACCAAACATAAAATTCAACGAATTTTGGAAACaattgggaaatttttaaaaggactggatattagaaattaagaaaatagtgaTGGTTATATGGTTATTAAAGCTGGATTACAGGTGGATGGAGGTTCATgacatattttctctatttctgcgaAGACTTCAAACTTCTTGTACTAATTAATAAATCACCCTTTCAAAAACTGCTCAATACATATAACTGACAAGTTTATTATCAAGAAACTTCAGTaggttttttaaaagactgtgtTGGTTTTACAAGACTGAAAGATGACAATCCACGACAGGACATATAAACAAGgatcattaaaatattaaataccaTCTAAATTAAAAGACCGTAATTCAAATTAATTATAATCTTTGTGTCTTGTTATAATCAGCTGTACAGTTACCCTTCATGAAATTCACCTCACCAACTCATGAAGACTACAAAGCCTCACTACAAACTCAAGTACATAATTTACAATAATCAATGAGTTTTTTGCACTTAAGCATGCACTATCACAGAAAGCACATAATCTTATATACAGggattttttgtttcttcaaaatGTATCTCAAGCATCGTTTAAAGTGCGAGCTACAAATATGCTGTATCCTTCAAGAAAAAGGCTTCTAAAGGAAGTGTGAGACAGCTACACGATACTGCCAAGAGTGGTTATATAACTAACCGAAGGAAACCCAGCAACACCCTGCTAAGTCTGCTTATTGTGGCAAAACCTCCTCCTTTGTAGCTGAGTTCTTAGCTCTTACTGTATTACCAGCCAAACATGTATTCCATTGCTTTGGATACAAGACTTTCATCTTTTTTTGGTGTTTGTCTGTCAGAAAtaacctattaaaaaaaacacacacaattgTAAAGTTATGGTTTCTTTAGTATCATAGTCAATTCTTCAGTTAACGGCTAATTTAAAAGTGCCAAACACTAAAGTGGATTTGCAGCaataaattgtatatttaaaaagtacatcTGCTCCTTAAATGAGTAAACTGAACAAACAACACAAAAGCTAAAagagataaagactttaaaatactggtttaaaaaaaaaaaaactaaagggaAAAATTAGACCAGTTCTAGAATGATCCCCAAATTTCAAGGGAAGTCAAACTGCCCTACTAAAGTGTTTTATTTGCTATCTCAGGAGCTGTGTCTGCAGCTAGGCAAGTTCAGAACTCCTGGCTAATTAAGCAGGCGACAATAACATACTGAATGATAGTCATAATACTTCTAGCATTCTTCAATGAATATAATGAACTTTTCCTTTAAACTTTTTTGAAATAAGTTTTGAAATGGGGACTAGACAATGTTTTCTTTTGATAACCAAAGCTACTTCCAACCTGAGGTTCTTCGTTTGCGACACCATCAAATTTACGTATCAATTTAAGAGGGATTTAACATTCCCTCATGCCAGAGACGTCCACAAGAGAAACTTTTTATGTATGCAACATACCTTAGAAAAAACTAAACTAATTAActctcaaaatgtttttttaaatggcaaagaattgtttttaaaattcaagataaATTTCCAACTAGCTAAaattctagtttttaaaatagaaaattaaaaaacgcAAAGTTTATAGGTTTCATCAAGCCAATCAACTTCAGTAGGAAATATTTAATGGCATACAAATCAATCCaatgaaaaagttaaacatgCTAAGCACTGCACCCCTTAAAGTATATTCTTTTATCCAATCTTTAAAATACCTGATAGTCACTAGTAGAAGCTTTGTATGCTGTAGCAAGAGGTCTCATGGTAGAAATCCTAGGAGTACTTCCAGGTTGGGTTGGTGTACCTAAGGTTTTGATTGGTGGTGTAAAGGCAATGGATGGAGATGATAAAGCACACCTGTCACTGTTTTCCATAACGCTctagagaaataaagacaaagaacttCTCTGTTTATTAACATAATACATATCATCCATTATTATGTCCTACTTACAAAGAAAACTTCATTAAAAGTAGAGTACTTCATTTAATCTAATTAAACTTTCAAATAGCTTTAGGGTTGACAAAACAGTATGTGCTTCTTAGCTAGCATATGAGATCCAATGCTCAACCAGAAATCTCACTTGAATGACTTCAAATATCCTCAAGAAAACTATAGACTCTCAAGAGTAAGAATCTCCTAACAAACGCTAcggaaaatcagtaagaaaagaaaggaattctTAGGGAACCTGAGGGGTGTGGGGCATCAAACTCCAGTGCTTTTTAGTATCCAGTAACCCCAAATTTTCCTCTAGCCTCTGCATACGTCTGCTACAGCACAACGTAATAATTACACAACTACTCAGTGATTCTAGATTATGGTAACAGGAGCCATGTCTGCTTCGTGCACTAGTGTGTATACATAAGtcccaagcacagtgcctggtaggtAGCAGAAGTTCACATATATTTACTTAAAGAATGATCATGATTTTACAAGCCACGAAGTTTAAATTGTGCCCAGTATTATTTTACcagtatacaaatatataataatatttaaatattttaaagtagaaatgaCTAATAAAAAGCTTCAGCTTTTAGAAGTTAACCCTGTTaccattcatatgaaatatttcattctGAAATAGCACCACTCCTTTGAGGTGAAGAATTTGATGTTGCTTTGCACAAAAAAGGGAATGGGTTAAAAGTTAAAAGACTTAGAATGCAGGCTTCACCTTAACAACTCTGGGTAAGTTACCTAAGTCTTCCTGGCctctttatctgtaaagtgaAGGGGTTGGGATGTATTATCTCTAAAGTCTTGTGACTAAATATCTTTGACTTACCATAAAAGCGTGCTGTTAACATCAtccatcacattttaaaaaataagagacaCAGTGAAGCAAAGTGACATAACCAATGTTAGTACTTAGACTTGTGCACTACATATAAATTAAACTGCTTTCCTTACATCAGCAATAACTTACTTTATCTATACATGGTTTTACACCAATCATGATGGACTCTCCAAAAATTCTCCCATCTTTGCTTAAAGCTTTCCGGGCCTGCAGTTTAGACTGATAACGAATATGCATCCAATTTCCTGTGTTAGACATCTGCAAAAAATGAAGTTTTCtcttaaattaaaatacaaagtatataaaatttaaacttaATGAGTTctattagaaaacagaaacatatgAAATAAATCTGCTTCCACTTTTTATTTGATGCCCTGTAAAAAGCTGTATACTAGGATTCAACAAAAATCCTATTAAACAATTTCAGTACGTTTCAATAGTTCTCAAATCTCTTATATAAAGAATatgtgacagggcttccctggtggcgcagtggttcagagtccacctgccgatgcaggggacacaggctcgtgtcccggtccaggaagatcctacatgccacggagcggctgggcccatgagccatggccattgagcctgcgcgtccggagcctgtgctccgcaaagggagaggccacaacagtgagaggcccacgtaccgcaaaaaaaaaaaaaaagaatatgtgacaaATATTCTCTGAAAGCAAAGTAATTCTCAAAAGATAATGTTTCTTATAAAAAGGGCTTATCAACACTTgctatgaaatttttaaaaaactgtattcaTCAATCCGATTTTGCATAGTTGTCAATTTCTAGTAATAGAAAAAAGATTTGTTATTTATAACTTGCAAGCTAAAAAAGCTCTAAGAACTCTAAGTTAGAAACATCTCCCTTTTCCTTTATCCCCAATAAAACAAGCTCAAATTGGAAAACTTGGCATGATCTTTTTTAAGAGACtgtgaactatttttaaaagggagaagCCTGAAACTCTCACTCTCTTATCTTCTCTCTTTATCCCTTTTTATCAAATACTATGCAACTACCAGCCTTCCAAACTCCAAGAGATAGATACATcctatgaaaactttaaaaaaaaagaaaaattttggggcttccctggtggcacagtggttgagggtccacctgccgatgcaggggacacgggttcgtgccctggtgtgggaggatcccacatgccgcggagcggctgggcccgtgagccatggccgctatgcctgcacatccggagcctgtgctctgcaatgggagaggccacaacggtgagaggcccgtatgccacaaaaaaaaaagaaaaatttttaagtttggaaaaaaaacagacaacattCAGCAGCAAAGTTTTCCCTCAATTCACAGGTTATCTTTCCTCAGCCTAAATcttgaaatgaaaagaattaagactTACCACATGTTTTAAGATATTTCCATACTGTGCAAATTGTAATAATATATAGGAAGCAGATGCTTGAGGAAACCTGGGGTTTGGGGGGACAAAAAGTTGTCTGAACAGTCAACTTCGATAATACAAATGCAAATTACCTTACAAGTGTTTCACGATAAACTCCCCCTAACCGTCTAGTACATTAATAAGAGACCCTGATCATCCTATTTTCCCCTATATTAGCTAAATCTATTCATTTGCCCATTACCCAAAAGCAAATTATGTTAAAATTAGTTTTGACTCAGCCTCTTTTCTCCAGGCCCTAATTCCACCTTCTACTCTGTCATTATCATAATCCTTAGAAAAGTACTATGAGGTTACAGTTCTGTAAATAACTTATTTTACatgggtgggtgtgggtgtgtgcgtgcgtgtgcgcacatgcatgagagagagagagaaagggaaatgttgCGATATACTACTATGGTTATTAAAGGGGAAAGAACTTTAAATTATATAGAATCATATCAATATATATTGAGCACTACCTGAAAATTCAGAAATGTTTtcctgaaacaaaaataaaatcagaaccaATATCAATCGTAAACAATCAATTAAAAGGATTGTTACCAAAATTTTAATAGCCATATCTCTGTATGGgaaaattttaagtgatttttactttcttctttataaagTTCTGTATGCTTTGAATATTACAATGAGATATAAAACTTTTATAGTCCAAATAATAAAGCTATTTTCAGCTTGAAAATCTGGAGTTTCCTTAACCAGTAACTTCAGTTATCTGGAGCTTGGATTAGAACcctaaaggaaaaaatgtaagttataaaaataaatgagaaactcCACACGTTAAAATCTATGTGACTAAAATACTCACTGCATTCAGcattggaaatttattttatgttatgtaaatttgGATGTAAGATTTCTAATcccaaagaaaaacaacaaatgagtCAGGGTGCCTACAAAgcagaactaaaaaaaaattaaaacgaaAGGGAGAAATAATGGTTGCAAGTGATGCAGGCACttgagaaataaaacataattccaaGAGTCTAGGACCACTCTGAGTAGAAGCAGTCCAATATCCTGTCAAAGATTCACGCTACAACAATAAATGATATTTCATGATGACCCTGAGTCAGCAGGAAAAAGTTAAATTATCAAAGGAAGAAGATATATAATGTATTTTACATGTACTTCCctataaataatcaaaataaaatattttatcccttagaagaaaatgtttctGTTCTTGCAATTAAACTTATATGCAGGGTTACCGAAACATAAaaccaatagaaaataaatagttgGGAAAGTGTACTTCTTAAAAATGAAGGGCTAACAGAAGTACTTCAAGTAATTTATCCAATTACTGAGGAATCTTAAAAATGACACCATTACTACTGAACCTGAAAAACACTTGAGAGTGGACAGACACATTCAAAAACATACAGCCACTTACTTCACAAGAGAATACAAAAATTTAAACacataaaagggaagaaaaaaaaagaagcagcagctGTCAGCCCAACTGCTATGGACATATGGCTGAGCATGCGCTTTCTGGAGAACAAGGGAAAGCAATGACCCTGCTTATTACCTAAACAGAATCAGTAACAAAGAATCTCTCTGAAAGGTTACACAAAAAACaggtggcgggcttccctggtggcgcagtggttgagagtccgcctgctaatgcaggggacatgggttcgtgccccggtccaggaagatcccacatgccgtggagcggctgggcccatgagcaatggccactgagcctgcacgtccagagcctgtgctccacaatgggagaggccacaacagtgacaggcccacataccgcaaaaaaaaaaaaaaaaaaaaaaaaaaaaaacaggtggcaATTGCTGCCTTACAAGGGAGAAAAACTATCTGGGGGAAAAAGTGGGAAGGAAAACTTTTCACCATATTCTTACCCATTcttctgaattttaaataaattgaatatataAAGTCCACTAATATTTACTGTGCATTGTTCTTCCTTCAAGGAGTTcatatgtttttacatttttttaacccCAAAACTAAATATAGTAAGGTCCAGTAACAGTATGACATCACACTTTCAGAAACCAACCTTATGTAGTACAGTATAAACAATCACAGCATGAAAATAAAAGACCTGGGTTTTCAATGAAGCTTTACTAATAACTAGATGTAAGCCTCTGAGTAAATCACTTAATCTGTCTATACCTCAGGTTTCTCATATGTAAATGATGCAGTATGATCTCTAAGATGCTTTAAAGTACTTTATTAGATCTAAAACTCTATTCAAATGCATCTAGGACTGTCATGCACAATTTCTattaatattcaatattctgCAGCTAGAAAGTATCAACCCCGTGACAcagcatgcatatatatacaaatgaaatTCAATCTGTTAGTTCAAAACTGGTTCAGTCCAATATAAGCATAGACACAGTCAcaacaaagagagaaaggagcttCCTAAGTCTAAAGGGACAATCCTCTTCCAATATCCAGCAAATATGCTGAAGAGAAGATAATCTGAGAAGAGGCATACAGATAAATGatggaaaaactattaaaaatcaaacattaCTTAATAATATATATGCTGAAATGTCAAGGTGGTATgtactgatgtctgcaacttactctgAAATataccaacaacaaaaaagataaattaatggTAGATAAAACAAATGTAGCTAACTGTTAACAACTGCAGAATCTAGGTGGTGGGTACATATGGGTGTTTGCTGTGCaactgttttagttttttaatatgtttgaTAATACTCATTAGAAAAtgttagggctttttttttttttaagtaaataatctAGAAACCTTACCCGAACACAGTCACCCAAGTGTCATCGAGGTGATCTTCAGATGTCAAAGAATCTCCTTGAGTATAAAAAGGATCCAACTGGGCAGGAGATAATGTTGTCTTTCGTGGTTGACCAATGTTTGCTGGACTAAACATACTTTGCCCTATATTAGTATATTTAGTAAGTTAGTTACCAATATAAACATCttgatttaaaatatcaaagCTTTAGTTTTAAATGGAAGAGTATATTAAAAGTTGGCAATTccataaataattcaaaatacaCACTATAATTAAATGATAATTATATACTAC includes:
- the NUP35 gene encoding nucleoporin NUP35 is translated as MAAFAVEPQVPTLGSEPMMLGSPTSPKPGVNAQFLPGFLMGDLPAPVTPQPRSISGPSVGVMEMRSPLLAGGSPPQPVVPAHKDKSGAPPVRSIYDDISSPGLGSTPLTSRRQANISVMQGPLVGVMTTTPGTGQSMFSPANIGQPRKTTLSPAQLDPFYTQGDSLTSEDHLDDTWVTVFGFPQASASYILLQFAQYGNILKHVMSNTGNWMHIRYQSKLQARKALSKDGRIFGESIMIGVKPCIDKSVMENSDRCALSSPSIAFTPPIKTLGTPTQPGSTPRISTMRPLATAYKASTSDYQVISDRQTPKKDESLVSKAMEYMFGW